Proteins found in one bacterium genomic segment:
- a CDS encoding ABC transporter ATP-binding protein, with the protein MLRVEGLHAWYGESHVLHGVDLEVPAGEIVTLVGRNGMGKTTALRCIMGLHRAKQGRITVDGRDITRLAPQQIARLGVGWVQDDRGIYSRLTVLEHLRLPPVVGDQAWSLDRIFEAFPILRERAGTPGSKLSGGEQQVLAVARVLRMGARLLLMDEPTEGLAPMVVRRVGEILGDIKAHGLTVLLVEQNLRFATMVANRHYLIVNGRTVSTLTNQEAARQEQELLAYLGV; encoded by the coding sequence ATGCTGCGCGTCGAGGGTCTCCACGCCTGGTACGGAGAAAGCCACGTGCTCCACGGCGTGGATCTCGAAGTGCCCGCGGGCGAGATCGTGACGCTCGTCGGACGCAACGGCATGGGCAAGACCACGGCCCTGCGGTGCATCATGGGCCTGCATCGCGCAAAGCAGGGCCGGATCACGGTCGACGGCCGCGACATCACCCGCCTCGCCCCGCAGCAGATCGCGCGGCTCGGCGTCGGCTGGGTTCAGGACGACCGGGGGATCTACAGCCGCCTCACGGTGCTCGAACACCTGCGGCTCCCGCCCGTCGTCGGCGACCAGGCGTGGAGCCTCGACCGGATTTTCGAGGCGTTCCCGATCTTGCGGGAACGCGCGGGGACGCCCGGGAGCAAGCTCTCCGGCGGGGAGCAGCAGGTCCTCGCCGTGGCGCGCGTGCTGCGCATGGGCGCGCGTCTCCTGTTGATGGATGAACCGACCGAAGGCCTCGCGCCGATGGTCGTGCGCCGCGTCGGCGAGATCCTCGGCGACATCAAGGCGCACGGGCTGACCGTGCTCCTCGTCGAGCAGAACCTCCGGTTCGCGACCATGGTGGCGAACCGGCACTACCTCATCGTGAACGGGCGGACCGTCAGCACGCTGACCAACCAGGAGGCCGCCCGTCAGGAGCAGGAACTGTTGGCGTATCTCGGCGTTTGA
- a CDS encoding ABC transporter ATP-binding protein, whose protein sequence is MAILETHGLTMEFRGFRALDGVDLRVEAGALHAIIGPNGAGKTTLFNLLSGLLRPTAGRIEFDGREITGLSAHELARRGIARSFQITSVFPHLTVLANVELALQARTPLGYVWWRSDRSLRRFDGRAHEILAAIGLGDLAGREAATLPYGHKRVLEIGLAIALEPTLLLLDEPTAGLSVDDAVRIVDVVRRVAQGRTIVLVEHNMGVVAQLSQQITVLQRGRVLAEGTYESLRSNPAVIEAYLGGAA, encoded by the coding sequence ATGGCGATTCTCGAAACGCACGGCCTCACGATGGAATTTCGGGGCTTTCGCGCTCTGGACGGCGTCGATCTGCGCGTGGAAGCCGGCGCGCTGCATGCGATCATCGGCCCGAACGGCGCCGGCAAGACGACCCTGTTCAACCTGCTGAGCGGCCTGCTGCGGCCGACGGCCGGCCGGATCGAATTCGACGGGCGCGAGATTACGGGGCTGTCCGCCCACGAGCTCGCCCGGCGCGGGATCGCCCGATCGTTCCAGATCACGAGCGTCTTCCCGCACCTCACGGTGCTGGCCAACGTGGAGCTCGCGCTGCAGGCCCGCACGCCGCTCGGGTACGTGTGGTGGCGCTCGGATCGGTCGCTGCGCCGGTTTGACGGCCGGGCGCACGAGATCCTCGCCGCGATCGGCCTCGGCGACCTGGCGGGCCGGGAGGCCGCGACGCTGCCGTACGGTCACAAGCGCGTGCTCGAGATCGGCCTCGCGATCGCGCTCGAGCCGACCCTGCTGCTGCTCGACGAGCCGACGGCGGGGCTGAGCGTCGACGACGCGGTGCGGATCGTCGACGTCGTGCGGCGGGTGGCGCAGGGCCGCACGATCGTCCTCGTCGAGCACAACATGGGCGTCGTCGCCCAGTTGTCCCAGCAGATCACGGTGCTGCAGCGCGGCCGGGTGCTCGCGGAAGGCACATACGAATCCCTTCGGAGCAACCCCGCCGTAATCGAAGCGTACCTGGGGGGCGCGGCGTAG
- a CDS encoding branched-chain amino acid ABC transporter permease codes for METILIQLFNGLINGAFYALLSLGLAVIFGMLRVVNFMHGALYMLGAFGAFLLGTTLGVSFWWALLISPLAVAAVGYGLERTLLRRLYDLDVLYNLLLTFGLTLLIQDVMRLRFGIQGVPYPAPPQLQGVVVVGFMFFPTYRLFVLVFSLAVCLGTWWLIERTRAGMIIRASTENPMLTRALGVDVDRWIPLVFAFGVALAGLAGVLAAPMRAVSPLMGADLIITTFAIVVIGGMGSILGSVVTGFVVGALSAVAAVYYPAAANVLVFVIMTVVLLVRPAGLFGAAEAA; via the coding sequence ATGGAAACCATCCTAATCCAGCTGTTCAACGGCCTGATCAACGGCGCGTTCTACGCGCTGCTGAGCCTCGGGCTTGCCGTGATCTTCGGCATGCTGCGGGTCGTCAATTTCATGCACGGGGCGCTGTACATGCTGGGGGCCTTCGGGGCCTTCCTGCTGGGCACGACGCTCGGCGTCTCGTTCTGGTGGGCCCTGCTCATCTCCCCGCTCGCGGTGGCGGCGGTCGGCTACGGACTCGAGCGGACGCTGCTGCGGCGCCTCTACGATCTCGACGTGCTCTACAACCTGCTGCTCACGTTCGGCCTGACGCTGCTGATCCAGGACGTGATGCGTCTGCGGTTCGGCATCCAGGGCGTGCCGTATCCCGCGCCGCCGCAGTTGCAGGGCGTCGTCGTCGTCGGCTTCATGTTCTTCCCTACCTACCGCCTCTTCGTGCTCGTGTTCTCGCTCGCGGTCTGTCTCGGCACGTGGTGGCTGATCGAGCGCACGCGCGCCGGCATGATCATTCGGGCCTCGACCGAGAACCCGATGCTGACCCGGGCGCTCGGCGTGGACGTCGATCGCTGGATCCCGCTCGTATTTGCCTTCGGCGTGGCGCTGGCCGGCCTCGCCGGCGTGCTGGCGGCGCCGATGCGGGCGGTCTCGCCGCTCATGGGCGCCGACCTCATCATCACGACGTTCGCGATCGTCGTGATCGGCGGCATGGGCTCGATCCTCGGCTCCGTGGTCACCGGATTCGTCGTCGGGGCGCTGTCGGCCGTCGCCGCGGTCTACTATCCGGCCGCGGCCAACGTGCTGGTCTTCGTGATCATGACCGTCGTCCTGCTGGTCCGCCCGGCCGGACTGTTCGGGGCCGCGGAAGCGGCATGA
- a CDS encoding MFS transporter encodes MREGIGRRGLLVLFLAIFIVMMGFGIVLPVLQFYARGVGATPLEIGLLATSYAAMQFIFAPLWGVASDRVGRKPVFSVGLLGYAVSFVLFGLAHHVWQLFFARLLGGVLSAATLPTAMAYIGDTTSEERRGGGMGMMGAAMGLGFTIGPGIGGVLGRLNLSLPFFVGAALALVTLALSWGALPEPIRHDSSAERPSRAAAFRLALGGPLAYFFLVTLTGAFALAALEATYALFAQDRLHLTSRGGAGAIGVVFVVVGLVQAAILGGLVGRLINRVGEERLTVGGLILAAAGYVLITQTHTIAELALYAAIAGAGHSLMRPSIASLISKRTTAGQGLSIGIMDSFDSLGRVLGPAWGGWIYHLGIALPYASAAAVLLVTAALSGMAAGRHVAVRV; translated from the coding sequence CCGCGGTCTGCTCGTCCTCTTCCTTGCCATCTTCATCGTGATGATGGGGTTTGGCATTGTGCTGCCCGTGCTGCAGTTCTACGCGCGCGGCGTCGGCGCCACGCCCCTCGAGATCGGCCTGCTGGCCACGAGCTACGCGGCAATGCAGTTTATCTTTGCGCCGCTGTGGGGCGTGGCGAGCGACCGCGTCGGACGGAAGCCGGTGTTCTCCGTCGGCCTTCTTGGGTACGCGGTGTCCTTCGTGCTCTTCGGCCTCGCCCACCACGTCTGGCAGCTGTTCTTTGCCCGGCTCCTCGGCGGCGTGCTGAGCGCGGCCACGCTGCCGACCGCGATGGCGTATATCGGCGACACGACGTCGGAAGAGCGCCGCGGCGGGGGCATGGGCATGATGGGCGCGGCGATGGGCCTCGGGTTTACGATCGGCCCGGGCATCGGCGGCGTGCTCGGGCGCCTCAACCTCTCGCTGCCGTTCTTCGTGGGCGCGGCGCTCGCGCTCGTGACTCTCGCGCTGAGCTGGGGGGCGCTGCCCGAGCCGATCCGGCACGACTCGTCCGCCGAGCGCCCGTCGCGCGCGGCCGCGTTTCGCCTCGCGCTCGGAGGTCCGCTCGCATACTTCTTCCTCGTCACGCTTACCGGCGCGTTCGCGCTCGCCGCGCTCGAAGCCACCTACGCGCTGTTCGCGCAGGACCGGCTGCACCTGACGAGCCGGGGCGGCGCGGGGGCGATCGGGGTCGTGTTCGTCGTCGTCGGGCTCGTTCAGGCGGCCATCCTCGGAGGACTGGTGGGCCGCCTCATCAACCGGGTGGGCGAAGAACGGCTCACCGTCGGCGGACTCATCCTCGCGGCGGCCGGCTACGTGCTGATCACCCAAACACATACGATCGCCGAGCTGGCCCTCTACGCCGCGATCGCCGGGGCCGGGCACTCGCTCATGCGCCCGAGCATCGCGTCCCTCATCTCGAAGCGCACGACCGCGGGACAGGGCCTCTCGATCGGCATCATGGATTCGTTCGACAGCCTCGGCCGCGTCCTCGGACCGGCCTGGGGCGGCTGGATCTACCACCTCGGCATTGCCCTGCCCTACGCCTCGGCGGCCGCGGTCCTCCTCGTCACCGCGGCGCTCTCCGGCATGGCCGCGGGCCGGCACGTGGCGGTCCGCGTTTAG
- a CDS encoding M28 family metallopeptidase produces MATVTSTDHEKALCDAVSASKLMQFTRGVSKWVRLSGSEDESKAFDYVEETLRGFGLDVLRETHDALVSWPGPASLETLGPAAGEAAAAGRVECITHAFAASTPPEGIEGEVVDAGRPGAGLRGKIALVDGLAMPAKARAVEDAGAIGAIFINPAHLHEMIISSVWGAPTPETIGALPRLVAISVRESDGAVLRARAREGGLRVRIRAEVDTRWRKTPLLTADLTAQEDRYVLFSGHIDSWHYGAMDNGSANAVMLEMARLMSRRRRRLRRGIRFAFWSGHSHGRYSGSTWYADTHWNDLYRRAVLHLNIDSSGAKGATVLNGGLTMAETWPLAADCVRSVAGQDLDRRRVTRMGDQSFWGVGLPSLFVGVSEQPAGDSAAGAALATLSGGPATGGLGWWWHTTEDTIDKIDRDNLARDAQIYARALWRWCTAPVLPLDYRATAAEFQETLRQIQRAAGGAFDLGPALAAADRLALAAEPLAAKAAALTDALGHARGTRRQRDAAEAINTALMRAGRALIPVNYTLTGSFDHDRALPVAPIPSLQPAAGLGMLPDGSMERHALATRLLRERNKVTHAVETAAEVFEETLARLS; encoded by the coding sequence ATGGCGACAGTCACCTCGACCGACCATGAGAAAGCGCTCTGCGACGCCGTCTCCGCGTCCAAACTGATGCAGTTCACACGCGGTGTGTCGAAGTGGGTGAGACTGTCCGGCAGCGAGGACGAGTCGAAGGCCTTCGACTACGTCGAGGAGACGCTGCGCGGATTCGGCCTGGACGTGCTGCGGGAAACGCACGATGCGCTGGTGTCCTGGCCCGGCCCGGCCTCGCTGGAGACGCTCGGGCCGGCCGCCGGCGAAGCCGCCGCGGCCGGCCGGGTCGAGTGCATCACGCACGCGTTCGCGGCCTCCACGCCGCCGGAGGGCATCGAGGGCGAGGTGGTCGATGCCGGCCGGCCCGGCGCCGGCCTCCGCGGGAAGATCGCCCTCGTCGACGGCCTCGCGATGCCGGCCAAGGCGCGCGCCGTCGAGGACGCCGGGGCCATCGGGGCGATTTTCATCAACCCCGCGCACCTGCACGAGATGATCATCTCCAGCGTGTGGGGCGCGCCCACCCCGGAGACGATCGGCGCGCTGCCCCGCCTCGTCGCCATCTCCGTTCGCGAGTCCGACGGCGCCGTGCTCCGCGCCCGCGCCCGCGAGGGCGGCCTGCGGGTGCGCATTCGCGCCGAGGTGGACACGCGGTGGCGAAAGACGCCGCTCCTCACCGCCGATCTGACGGCCCAGGAGGATCGCTACGTCCTCTTCAGCGGCCATATCGACTCGTGGCACTACGGCGCCATGGACAACGGCAGCGCGAACGCCGTCATGCTCGAGATGGCCCGCCTGATGAGCCGGCGCCGCCGGCGGCTCCGGCGCGGCATCCGCTTCGCCTTCTGGTCGGGCCACTCGCACGGCCGCTACTCCGGCTCAACCTGGTACGCGGACACGCACTGGAACGACCTCTACCGCCGCGCGGTCCTCCACCTCAACATCGACTCCTCCGGCGCGAAGGGCGCGACTGTCCTGAACGGCGGGCTGACGATGGCGGAGACGTGGCCCCTCGCCGCCGACTGCGTCCGATCTGTCGCCGGGCAGGATCTCGATCGGCGGCGCGTCACCCGGATGGGCGACCAGTCATTCTGGGGCGTCGGCCTGCCCTCGCTGTTCGTCGGCGTCTCCGAGCAGCCGGCCGGGGACTCCGCGGCCGGCGCGGCGCTCGCGACACTCAGCGGCGGCCCCGCCACCGGCGGCCTCGGCTGGTGGTGGCACACGACGGAGGACACGATCGACAAGATCGATCGGGACAATCTCGCGCGCGACGCGCAGATCTACGCCCGGGCGCTGTGGCGGTGGTGCACGGCGCCGGTCCTTCCGCTGGACTACCGCGCGACCGCGGCGGAGTTTCAGGAGACGCTGCGGCAGATTCAACGCGCCGCGGGCGGCGCGTTCGACCTTGGGCCGGCCCTCGCGGCCGCGGACCGGCTGGCCTTGGCCGCGGAGCCGCTCGCGGCCAAGGCGGCGGCGCTCACCGATGCGCTCGGCCACGCGCGCGGTACGCGCCGCCAGCGCGACGCGGCGGAGGCGATCAACACGGCGCTGATGCGCGCCGGCCGCGCCCTCATTCCGGTCAACTACACCCTCACCGGTTCGTTCGACCACGACCGCGCGCTGCCGGTCGCACCGATCCCATCGCTGCAGCCCGCCGCGGGGCTCGGGATGCTGCCCGACGGCAGCATGGAGCGCCACGCGCTAGCGACGCGCCTGCTGCGCGAGCGGAACAAGGTCACGCACGCGGTCGAGACCGCGGCGGAGGTGTTCGAAGAGACGCTCGCCCGCCTCTCCTAA
- a CDS encoding AI-2E family transporter, which produces MTQRAFIGRVVTVLVLLGIAWMIIWVVRQTTEILILLLVSAILASGFAPLVEWIERWPLPRGARFSRGIAIFILYLGLFVAIGIILSAILVPAAAEGRVFVQHLPQELSAIQAWLLDLEARYPWLPDFSGQISRLPQQMTGLGRYGASAASVAFSFLGGLTSTITFLVFTFYMLLEHAIIKHAFLSILPPAERPRGALVLERIGTKFGGWFRGQFLLSFTIAVTVSIALLAIGLPYPFLLGIIAGLGELVPMVGLWIGATVAVLVGLSQPAWRLFATIAFYVVIMNVEPHWLVPRIMSRAVGLSPLFTIIALLVGIKLLGIIGGLLAVPVAAALQVIVAEIAAEIQTNH; this is translated from the coding sequence GTGACCCAGCGCGCCTTCATCGGCCGGGTCGTGACGGTGCTGGTCCTCCTAGGCATCGCGTGGATGATCATCTGGGTCGTCCGCCAGACGACCGAGATTCTCATCCTGCTGCTGGTGTCGGCGATCCTCGCATCGGGGTTTGCGCCGCTTGTCGAATGGATCGAGCGGTGGCCGCTGCCGCGCGGTGCCAGGTTCTCCCGCGGCATCGCGATCTTCATCCTATACCTGGGCCTCTTCGTGGCCATCGGCATCATCCTCTCTGCGATCCTCGTGCCGGCGGCGGCCGAGGGACGCGTATTTGTGCAGCATCTGCCGCAGGAATTGAGCGCGATCCAGGCCTGGCTCTTGGATCTCGAGGCGCGGTACCCATGGCTGCCGGACTTCTCGGGCCAGATCAGCCGGCTGCCTCAGCAGATGACCGGCCTCGGCCGGTACGGCGCCAGCGCGGCGTCCGTGGCGTTCTCGTTCCTCGGCGGGCTCACCTCGACGATCACCTTCCTCGTCTTCACTTTCTACATGCTGCTCGAGCACGCGATCATCAAGCACGCCTTTCTCTCCATACTGCCCCCCGCCGAGCGGCCGCGCGGGGCGCTGGTGCTCGAGCGGATCGGCACGAAGTTCGGCGGCTGGTTCCGCGGCCAGTTTCTGCTGTCGTTCACGATCGCGGTGACGGTGTCGATCGCCCTGCTCGCGATCGGCCTGCCCTACCCGTTCCTGCTCGGCATTATCGCGGGGCTCGGCGAGCTCGTGCCGATGGTCGGCCTGTGGATCGGCGCGACCGTGGCGGTGCTGGTTGGCCTGTCCCAGCCGGCGTGGAGGCTCTTCGCCACGATCGCCTTCTACGTCGTCATCATGAACGTCGAACCGCACTGGCTCGTTCCCCGGATCATGTCCCGCGCGGTCGGCCTGTCGCCGCTGTTCACGATTATCGCGCTGCTCGTCGGCATCAAGCTGCTCGGCATCATCGGCGGGCTGCTGGCGGTGCCCGTGGCGGCGGCGCTGCAGGTCATCGTCGCCGAGATCGCCGCCGAGATCCAGACGAACCACTAG
- a CDS encoding branched-chain amino acid ABC transporter permease, with protein MMRRALGWAALAAVALALPWIMYPVLATDIVTWGLFAAAFDILLGYTGLLSFGQAAYFGGGAYAAALLAQRAGVPFPLNALAAGLIAAVMAVPLMGLAIRRRGIYFAMITLAFAEMVFYVINEWRSLTGGENGVQGIPRVAPGGFSLTSPLVYYYAALPLAVLGLLLCWRIVRSPFGRVLLAIRENEVRTEMLGYPVGRYKLIAAVLSCAISGFAGGLWVINHGFVALDAVHWSTSGLVLTMVLLGGIGTRLGPLAGAALVLYLRDFLSTWTDAWGVVTGLIFIAVILIFRRGIVGTLEPLLVRGPTADRASPAPAGLSPQGGPVP; from the coding sequence ATGATGCGCCGCGCGCTCGGCTGGGCCGCGCTCGCCGCCGTCGCGCTCGCGCTGCCGTGGATCATGTACCCTGTGCTGGCCACCGACATCGTGACGTGGGGGCTGTTTGCCGCGGCCTTTGACATCCTGCTCGGGTATACGGGGCTGCTTTCGTTCGGACAGGCCGCCTACTTCGGCGGCGGGGCCTACGCCGCGGCCCTGCTCGCGCAGCGCGCCGGCGTGCCTTTTCCGCTGAACGCGCTGGCGGCAGGGCTGATCGCCGCGGTGATGGCCGTGCCGCTGATGGGCCTCGCCATCCGCCGGCGCGGCATCTACTTCGCGATGATCACGCTCGCGTTCGCGGAGATGGTCTTCTACGTCATCAACGAATGGCGCAGCCTCACCGGCGGCGAGAACGGCGTCCAGGGCATCCCGCGCGTCGCGCCGGGGGGCTTCTCCCTTACGTCGCCGCTGGTCTACTATTACGCGGCCCTGCCGCTCGCCGTGCTCGGCCTGCTGCTGTGCTGGCGCATCGTCCGGTCGCCGTTCGGACGGGTGCTGCTCGCGATCCGCGAGAACGAAGTGCGGACCGAGATGCTCGGCTACCCGGTGGGCCGGTACAAGCTGATCGCCGCGGTGCTCTCGTGTGCGATCTCCGGCTTCGCCGGAGGGCTGTGGGTCATCAACCACGGCTTCGTGGCGCTCGACGCGGTACACTGGAGCACGTCCGGTCTCGTTCTCACGATGGTACTGCTCGGCGGGATCGGAACCCGCCTCGGCCCGCTGGCGGGCGCGGCGCTCGTGCTGTATCTGCGGGACTTCCTGTCGACGTGGACGGACGCGTGGGGCGTCGTCACGGGGCTCATCTTCATCGCCGTCATCTTGATCTTCCGGCGCGGAATCGTCGGCACGCTCGAACCGCTGCTCGTCCGCGGCCCGACGGCCGATCGCGCTTCACCGGCTCCGGCGGGGCTCTCGCCGCAGGGAGGGCCCGTCCCCTAG
- a CDS encoding ABC transporter substrate-binding protein, whose translation MIRWVALLCAALLVLGVSGYPAAGQGTVRLTHGKMVIAVINDQSGVYADLGGKNGVEAVKMAVEDFQKRYGASSLGGTVDVLSADHQNKPDVGASKAAEFYDRDNAGLVIDVPTSSVGIAIAHVAAQKHRLFFAVGAATTALSNEDCNKYTFHYGYDVYMLANGTAIAVVKQGGTQWYIVYPNYAFGQDMNAKFSAAVDHAGGKVLLSDPTPFPNPTEDFSTFLIKARTLRPRLQILGAMQAGQDLVNLVKQYNEFGLRQQGVKLAIGLLFLTDIHSLTPAAIQGTVFTTAWYWNMDKQAREWADRFYARTKVRPTFVQAGDYDGTWQYLEAVRRAGTDDADKVVAQLEGYRFNDFFARHAQIRKQDHVLLHDAYLAEVKAPADVKEPWDYVKIVQTIPAGQAFQPLSQVHCTMAP comes from the coding sequence ATGATCAGGTGGGTCGCGTTGCTCTGCGCGGCACTCCTCGTCCTGGGCGTATCCGGATACCCGGCGGCCGGCCAGGGCACGGTACGCCTCACGCACGGGAAGATGGTGATCGCGGTCATCAACGACCAGTCGGGCGTCTACGCCGACCTCGGCGGCAAGAACGGCGTCGAGGCCGTCAAGATGGCCGTCGAAGACTTTCAAAAGAGGTACGGCGCGTCGAGCCTCGGTGGGACGGTGGACGTCCTGTCGGCGGACCACCAGAATAAGCCGGACGTGGGCGCCTCGAAAGCCGCGGAGTTCTACGACCGCGACAACGCCGGTCTCGTAATCGACGTGCCCACGTCGTCGGTCGGCATCGCGATCGCGCACGTCGCGGCGCAGAAGCACCGGCTGTTCTTCGCGGTCGGCGCGGCGACGACGGCGTTGTCCAACGAAGACTGCAACAAGTACACCTTCCACTACGGGTACGACGTGTACATGCTCGCCAACGGCACCGCGATCGCCGTCGTCAAGCAGGGCGGCACGCAATGGTACATCGTCTACCCCAACTACGCCTTCGGCCAGGATATGAACGCGAAGTTCTCAGCGGCGGTGGACCACGCCGGCGGCAAGGTGCTGCTGAGCGACCCGACGCCGTTCCCCAACCCGACCGAGGACTTTTCGACGTTCCTGATCAAGGCGCGCACGCTGCGGCCGCGCCTCCAGATCCTCGGCGCGATGCAGGCGGGCCAGGACCTGGTGAACCTCGTCAAGCAGTACAACGAGTTCGGGCTGCGCCAGCAGGGAGTGAAGCTTGCGATCGGCCTGCTGTTCCTGACCGACATCCACTCGCTAACCCCGGCCGCGATCCAGGGCACGGTGTTCACCACAGCGTGGTATTGGAACATGGACAAGCAGGCCCGCGAGTGGGCGGACCGGTTCTACGCGCGCACGAAGGTCCGGCCGACGTTCGTGCAGGCCGGCGACTACGACGGCACGTGGCAGTACCTCGAGGCGGTCCGCCGCGCCGGCACGGACGACGCGGACAAGGTCGTGGCGCAGCTGGAAGGATACCGGTTCAACGATTTCTTCGCCCGCCACGCGCAGATCCGCAAGCAGGACCACGTGCTGCTGCACGACGCCTACCTCGCGGAGGTCAAGGCCCCGGCCGACGTCAAGGAGCCGTGGGATTACGTGAAGATTGTCCAGACGATCCCGGCGGGGCAGGCGTTCCAGCCGCTGAGCCAGGTCCACTGCACCATGGCGCCGTAG
- a CDS encoding MgtC/SapB family protein codes for MQPPAPGQGLEYLPLIERAAVSLLIGGMIGMEREWAHKDIGVRTFALIALSFTLAWTISPTTAYILMAAVIPLLTLMNWRSFARDRSLEMTTSVAVLATALLGVLVGQGLLLLAAACGVVVTMLLAWKAEMVRFAGEVTIDEIRGALLLGVIAIVVYPLLPVGPVDPWHIIDLRAAWTVVLVISAIAFTNYVLLRLYGTRGIRWTGLLGGLVNSTATVAELASRARRDPGRLSMYCLLGMLTADTAMLLRNGFILGVFDARALSYGWVSVGVMLAASAVLAARVNVADAETAPLQMQSPISLRHALTFGVVFVAITLAGQLMYRWLGQPGFLLVSILGGLVSSASTSAAAGILAAKGSLAPQVAGYGVVLASMSSLVFHIPTARMAGLDRNDTRQLAVLSAIILAVGLAGLAAQALFVGRL; via the coding sequence ATGCAGCCGCCGGCCCCGGGACAAGGCCTCGAGTACCTGCCCCTCATCGAGCGCGCAGCGGTCTCGCTTCTCATCGGCGGAATGATCGGGATGGAGCGCGAATGGGCGCACAAGGACATCGGCGTCCGGACCTTCGCCTTGATCGCCCTGTCGTTCACGCTCGCGTGGACTATCTCCCCGACCACCGCCTACATCCTGATGGCCGCGGTGATTCCGCTCCTCACCCTGATGAACTGGCGCTCGTTCGCACGCGACCGGTCGCTCGAGATGACGACGTCGGTCGCCGTGCTGGCCACCGCGCTGCTCGGCGTGCTGGTCGGGCAGGGCCTCTTGCTGCTGGCCGCGGCGTGCGGCGTGGTCGTCACGATGCTGCTCGCGTGGAAGGCGGAGATGGTGCGCTTCGCGGGCGAAGTCACGATCGACGAGATCCGCGGCGCGCTGCTGCTCGGCGTCATCGCCATCGTCGTCTACCCGTTGCTGCCGGTCGGCCCGGTGGACCCGTGGCACATCATCGACCTGCGCGCGGCCTGGACGGTCGTGCTCGTCATCTCCGCGATCGCCTTCACGAACTACGTGCTCCTCCGGCTGTACGGCACGCGCGGCATTCGCTGGACCGGGCTCCTCGGCGGGCTCGTCAACAGCACGGCCACGGTCGCGGAACTGGCGAGCCGCGCGCGGCGCGATCCGGGACGGCTCTCGATGTACTGCCTCCTCGGCATGCTGACCGCGGACACCGCGATGCTGCTGCGCAACGGCTTCATCCTCGGCGTCTTCGACGCGCGGGCGCTCTCCTACGGCTGGGTCTCCGTGGGCGTCATGCTGGCGGCCAGCGCGGTCCTCGCGGCACGCGTCAACGTCGCCGACGCCGAAACCGCGCCGCTGCAGATGCAGTCGCCGATCTCGCTGCGCCACGCGCTCACCTTCGGCGTCGTGTTCGTCGCGATCACCCTCGCCGGACAGCTCATGTACCGCTGGCTCGGCCAGCCGGGGTTTCTTCTAGTCTCGATCCTGGGCGGTCTCGTGAGCAGCGCCTCGACGTCGGCGGCGGCCGGCATCCTGGCGGCGAAGGGCTCGCTCGCCCCGCAGGTCGCCGGCTACGGCGTCGTGCTCGCGTCGATGAGCAGCCTCGTCTTCCACATCCCGACGGCCAGAATGGCCGGCCTCGATCGCAACGACACGCGGCAGCTTGCCGTGCTCTCCGCGATCATCCTGGCCGTGGGCCTCGCCGGTCTCGCCGCGCAGGCCCTGTTCGTCGGCCGGCTCTAA
- a CDS encoding IS481 family transposase, translating to MADDRAVHRRLGWFRHVDEVTHNVAKTCRYFGISRQTYYRWYRRYGKLGEAGLRDGSSRPLRSPRATPADVVEKVLYLRRYYHFGPARICMYLRRYHALTISQSGIWRLLKRAGVSRLPSNMRYQSREQRFKRYEKPLPGHQLQIDVKFLAPVVGRTRKYYQYTAIDDCTRIRILKIFDANTQQMAVAFVDYVLSKLPFKVECIQTDNGAEFGPQFHWHVLDKGIQHRYIRPRRPYLNGKTERSHRIDDEEFYRQLDGVVISSVAEFNDLLQEWERFYNYARPHGSLQGQTPYERLREKLQVMCHG from the coding sequence ATGGCGGATGACCGCGCCGTTCATCGACGGTTGGGCTGGTTTCGGCACGTCGACGAGGTTACTCACAATGTCGCCAAGACCTGTCGGTACTTTGGGATCAGCCGCCAGACGTACTATCGCTGGTACCGACGCTACGGCAAGCTGGGCGAAGCCGGGCTCCGGGACGGATCCTCGCGGCCACTCCGCTCTCCGCGTGCCACGCCCGCGGACGTCGTCGAAAAGGTGCTCTACCTGCGGCGGTACTACCATTTCGGGCCGGCCAGGATTTGCATGTACCTGCGGCGCTATCACGCGCTCACGATCAGCCAGTCCGGCATCTGGCGGCTGCTGAAGCGGGCGGGTGTGAGCCGGCTCCCCTCCAATATGCGGTACCAGAGCCGGGAACAGCGTTTCAAGCGCTACGAGAAGCCGCTGCCCGGCCACCAGCTGCAGATCGACGTCAAATTCCTGGCCCCCGTCGTCGGCCGCACCCGGAAGTACTACCAGTACACCGCCATCGACGACTGTACGCGCATCCGGATCCTGAAGATCTTTGATGCGAACACTCAGCAGATGGCGGTCGCGTTCGTCGACTACGTCCTGTCCAAACTCCCCTTCAAGGTCGAATGCATTCAGACCGACAACGGGGCTGAGTTTGGCCCGCAGTTCCACTGGCACGTCCTTGATAAGGGCATTCAGCACCGCTACATCCGACCGCGGCGGCCCTACTTGAACGGGAAGACCGAGCGGTCCCATCGAATCGACGACGAGGAGTTCTACCGGCAGCTCGACGGCGTCGTCATTTCCTCCGTCGCGGAGTTCAACGACCTGCTTCAAGAGTGGGAACGCTTTTACAACTACGCACGGCCACACGGCAGCCTTCAGGGGCAGACCCCCTACGAGCGGCTCCGTGAGAAACTGCAAGTCATGTGTCACGGATGA